tttttgaggttaatctattgattatgcttagaatttatgatagactcttaatgataaaaggcatgaaaagagaaaaaattggagtaaaaattggaattcattgctaattgtggctaggcgtcaaatggctagtagccggctcgtattttatGCGAATAGCTAGgattgagcaagatggagcgaaacgcacttgctcagaaatttgaaaaaaagaaaatagaaaaaagggaaaaaaataaataaagagttaatgcataattgatcacgagtgggctctttggtattcgagttattaagttcttaggggactttgtgcctagtgacctaaggcttttatagtctgggatccgctaacctaacgctcgctaaatggatgccattgcataagtcttttgtggacctcactcattgcacggtcaaataagcatttgttgttgtgttgaataaaagcatgattccgtataaactccagtgatcttgaagtgttattagtcattttgtgcctagaatttattcttcgtataatcatgtgattgccttgaggataatcaagttatgataattgatctagtttcgaagcatatctgttaatcatctgcacacaccacatttctggttgtatattagtttgcatgatttgattgatctttattcacctaattgcatttattgagatgtcatgagttggttggtttagtcactgtgagggggatcgctgcatttcatgtagattgcattcatgcatgtttttgttttgtttttgagtctgtgacgcttgaggacaaacgtcgatttaagtttgggggtgtaataagtggcattttataccacttagaatgtcttataatgacttgaattgatgtcttgaaatcaggtattttgtgtatttgatgcgtttttctagtgtttttgcatttcagggtataacttgcgtatgtaggaagaattcatcagaaataagcctagggaagtgcttggcattggttgtggaaagttgggggcagaacgcagcaaaatcaggagcagaattcagaattttccagaaggtgcttGGGCGCCCACTCAGGATGTTGGGCGGCCGCTTGGGAGCTTGGGCGCCCGCCCAggaatctggggcggccgcttAGGGACGAGAATTTTAATactgaattttataatccttattctgatggacttctgagacggtTGGTTCTTGTGGGAtctatataagtagttctcagagacgtttcacagaAGGGTGATATCAAGCAAGGcgcaaggagagaaggaagaagacagttttagcacatcacaacaAAGAAGAGTAAGCatacattttcttgtgattcttttattcgttatatttgtggatgctagttttctttactttgaaccttattactcttgtgacgtactctggttttaataagtatttttattagtttatattgtgtgttattatcatgttttcatatgaacccatggtgatgatgagttttatcatgggctaatcgtgatcatggggtcataacggatttactatggatttctttagttggttgtttaataccttagtgtgtgatgattgtatgatatctagcatatgttgcgcttattcgtcttatgtgcatcgcgaacatataagatagtctgttaatctcctgTGAAGTGACGGGGGATctcgaggtttagaacttgccatgctagcataggttcatgtatgtgtatgcatgattagtgggtaactctaaccgttttacttgccctgtgtaatcataaggaatgacttgtgcttaaatcgttatgttgtcaaattctgtagacatatagggtctcaacataattgatgcctattcaacttctatcttaattatggatgtttggtagaatggtattagtacaacgaaagttggcttttatcagtttcgtgttgttcgattaatatcatcactgttacatgctaagggtaataacgataactattgaaggaagcagtaatgaagttatgatctcatgtgtgtttaatattgttaattcaagtgtcaattaagtgtttaattctcatagttaattatagttaataattagttaatcaaatctaagtgttattatcttgacattgagaagtaatcatacattggtgagtaagtgttaattgaacataattagtctgagtctctatgggaacgaactagaatttattctatattacttacgaacgcgtatacttgcgtgaattattagcgcgtgttttgtgcctaacaactGTAGTCCAAAAAAAACCCGGTGTTGTATTTTTAAGTGAAACTCTATGCAATAAAGAAAGAGTTGGAAAAAAAATATGATAGGCTTTGAAGGAGCTATTGCAGTGGAGGCTCGAGGTCACAGCGGTGGACTAGCTATGTTATGGAAAAATAAAGAGAAGGTTACGTTAAATAGTCTCAGCAACAACCATATAGACGTGACTGTGGAGGTTCATGGTCTTCATAAGTTTAGACTCACAGGTTTCTATGGGGAGCCGAATCGAGCTAAGAGATATGAAACTTGGAATCTGTTGAGGAGACTAAGTACAGAGCCATTGTCACCATGGTGCATTATCGGCAACATGAATAATGTGTTGAATCAGTTAGATAAAAGAGGAGGCCGCCTGTACCCTAATCATCTAATACAAGGTTTCCAAAGTATCTTGGATGATTGTAATCTACACGACTTGGCCTCGGAAGGGTATCAGTTTACATGGGAGAGAAGTTGTGGCCCTGATGAACGGATCGAGATCAAACTTGATAGAGCTCTGATTAATGATAGTTTAATGGCTCAATTTGCAGAAGCTAAGCTGACAAACCTGGAAATTTCCACCTCGGACCACGACCCAATCTTCCTTGAACCAATGGTTGTGACTAACGTTATCTCAGTTGCACATTTTCGATTCGAAAACGCGTGGCTAAAAGAGCCTATGTGTAAGAAAATCATGGAAGATACATGGCACATGAACCAAGGGAAAACATTGCAGGATAAAATAGTTATATGCTCGGTTGTTTTGCAGAAATGGGGAAAGGAAATTACAGGATGTTTCAAAAACTGTATAAATCAGTGTAAAATGATCATGAAAATGGTGAAGGGTCGAACAGATGCTAATTCAAGGAAGCTGTATAAGGAGGAATCAAAGAAATTAAAAGAGATTTATAGCCAACAAGAAATCTTTTGGCGTCAACGTTCCAAGCAATTGTGGTTGAGAGAGGGGGACCAGAATAGTAAGTTCTTTCATTCGTCTACAAAAATGCGGCGTAAAATAAATCATATTACATTTCTGGCTAATAATGCAGGTCAGCTAGTAGGATGGAATAATGGTCTGGAATATTTCTCTAATCTTTTTAAAGCCACTAACACAGAATAGAATGAGATTGTTGCGTCAGTTCCTACTCGAATTTCAGATGTTCAGAACAGTGTTTTATTGGATGATATTGACACTAAAGAGGTGAAGGATGCACTGTTCCATATGCACCCGGATAAATCCCCCGGGTCGGATGGCATGAGCCCGGGGTTTTATCAGAAGTACTGGAGTACCATGGGGGAAGATGTCGTGAATGTAGTTAAAAAGTTCTTTGCAAATGGGACATTTGATAAGCATCTTAGTATCTTATAGATACAAATATTGCTTTGGTTCCTAAAACACGAAATCCTACTCAAATGACCGAACTACGTCCAATATCCCTATGCAACGTAGCATACAAGATTGTCTCGAAGGTATTGGCGAATAGACTCAAGAAAGTGATAAATTGCGTTATCTCAGAAACTCAGAGTGCTTTTATTCCTGGGCACTTGATTACGGATAATATATTGACATCTTATGAGATAATGCATTTTATGAGAAGGAAAATGAGGGGAAATAAGGGATGGATGGCTCTCAAATTGGACATGAGCAAGGCCTATGATAGGGTCGAGTGGAGTTTCTTGCAAGCCATGTTACTGAAACTAGGTTTTGATTTGAAGCTGGTAAATTTATTTATGCAGTGTGTCACTTCGGTCAAATACAGTATATGTCACGGAGGGAAGGTATTTGGTTCGATTATTCCGGAGAGGGGTATCCGTCAAGGGGATCCTCTGTCTTCGTATTTGTTCTTAATATGCATGGAGGGATTGTCAGCACTAATTCAACATCGGGAACAACAAAAGTTGATTAGAGGTGTTCAAGTGGCAAGAGGAGCACCTATTTTATCCCATATGTTCTTCGCTGACGATAGTTACATCTACTCTGCAGCAACAAGGGATTCAGCAAGTCAAATCTTAAGTGTTCTAAATGTGTACGAAGTGGCCTCAGAACAGAAGGTGAACAATGCTAAGTCTTCTATATTTTTCAGTCAAAATGTTAGTCAAGCAGTGAAGGAAGAAGTTTGTACCATTTTTTAGTTTAATGAGGCTGATGAACGTACGCAGTACCTGGGCTTACCTAATGTGATTGGAAGAAATAAAACATCAGCCCTTGGGTACTTGAAAGATTGAATGCATCATAAAGTGGAGAGTTGGGACAAAAGACAGTTGTCGAAAGGAGGTAAAGAAATAATGTTGAAAACAGTGGCACAAGCATGCCCAATTATACTATGGGTATCTTCCTTTTGCCTAACCAAATTTGCAAAAAAATGGAAAGAATTATGTGTCGATACTAGTGGAAATCTTCGGACATAAAAGAGAAAGGAATGCACTGGATGTGTTGGGCTAACATGTGTAAGAAGAAAATGAAAGGTGGCTTGAGGTTTAGGGACCTGCACGATTTTAATCTAGCACTACTGGACAGACAAGGTTGGAGGTTGGTCACTCAACCAAATACCCTGGTTAGTAAGTTTTATAAAGCTAGATATTATCCAGCAGATACGTTTTTAACAGAAAAACTAGGTTCTAATCCAAGTTTTGTATGGCGAAGCTTACTTGCAACTCAGGCACTTTTAAAATCTGGTATGGCTTGTCGAGTAGGCCATGAGACTACAATATCAATTTTAAATGATCTGTGGCTTCCATCAATAGAGAATCCTTATGTTCAAACCTCCCATAATGCATTGATTGATAAAACAGTTGATTCTATGATGAGCATGAACTTTGCTCAGTGGGATGAGGATTTGGTCAATGATAAATTCACAAGGAGAGATGCAAATTTTATCATGTCAATTCCTATACAAAGATCTCAGGATGATTCATGGTATTGGAGAGGTGAAAAGATGGGTTCTTATTCCGTAAAAAGTGCTTATGCTATGCTCAGAGATCAAAAGAAAGCTTTGCACGCAAGGGACAACCCAGGATTTTGGCGTAAGTTGTGGAATTTAAAAATCCCATTG
The sequence above is drawn from the Apium graveolens cultivar Ventura chromosome 2, ASM990537v1, whole genome shotgun sequence genome and encodes:
- the LOC141699636 gene encoding uncharacterized protein LOC141699636; the encoded protein is MIGFEGAIAVEARGHSGGLAMLWKNKEKVTLNSLSNNHIDVTVEVHGLHKFRLTGFYGEPNRAKRYETWNLLRRLSTEPLSPWCIIGNMNNVLNQLDKRGGRLYPNHLIQGFQSILDDCNLHDLASEGYQFTWERSCGPDERIEIKLDRALINDSLMAQFAEAKLTNLEISTSDHDPIFLEPMVVTNVISVAHFRFENAWLKEPMCKKIMEDTWHMNQGKTLQDKIVICSVVLQKWGKEITGCFKNCINQCKMIMKMVKGRTDANSRKLYKEESKKLKEIYSQQEIFWRQRSKQLWLREGDQNSKFFHSSTKMRRKINHITFLANNADVQNSVLLDDIDTKEVKDALFHMHPDKSPGSDGMSPGFYQKYWSTMGEDVVNVVKKFFANGTFDKHLSIL